The genomic segment ggaggagCAGTGACACGGGCATGGCTGGAGTGCAGTGAGAGTGAAGGATGGCGGATTCCTGTCAACCGGGCCAGTGAGGTTGTCTTGATGGAGCATCGTGTTCTTTTCACAGGTCCAACAGCCAGACATGCATGAGGTCAATATTCTGATGAACAAGAACTTCCAGAAGCTGAGACAGTCGACGTATTCGTACCCACTGCCAGAGAGCATGCTCTTCAGTATTCCCCGCGAGAGTGATGTGGTTGTCACAGACCCCAATGCCCCAGGAAAAGGTAAGCTGTTTGTCTCTATTTGGGCAATACACTGCTAGACTCCTTACGGTACGATTGGTGGAGCTTTTGTCAATAACCTGAAGTTTTTTTTGGACAACTGATGAAGGGGCTTTAAGTGGCTTGAGTATATATTCAGGTTTATATGAATTGTATTATTTATGCatttgtttgaaaatctgttgcgTTTCTATTGTATTTTGTCAGCACCGTGGAGTATCATCACAGGCTAATTTTCATTGTACCATcatgcaatgacaataaaggattCTAATTCTAAATAATCAGTACAGTAAATGAACAAACTTTTTGATAAAATTAATGTTAGTGTTCCTTGGCACAATTTTATTTTGCCATGTAGGGTGATTAATGAACCTTAACTTAAAAATGAATGCACTGTAAAATAGAGTAAACAATCTGCCTTTTTAATGTATCAGAATGTCTGGAAAGAGCCAGAGATTATTACTTACAATCATCTCGTTCACTGACCTACATAAAGACTTTTGGGAAATATTGAAATTCGGTCAATGAATCCCTCAAACCAGGGGATTAAATCctagtaaaaaaaattaaaacacaaaATATGAGATctcttccatgtgtgttttttcctgaTAGAAAATCCACTCCCACCAGGACTAAGTGACACAAGGATGTTTTTTTTGGCGGGCAGTTGGTCAGgatgttaaaaaaaatgtaaacagagTGCTGTTGTATTACTGTTTTTGACTGCACCAGCAGGTTGCTTGTTCCCCGCTCCCCGTAAATGCACATTGATCCGCATGCTGATGTCCACTCGTACATCGTCGTCTTTTTTCAGTGGGGGACCAAGACGTCCTGCACACCACGAGCCATTACCCCCTCAAGCAAGCCGAGACCACCCAGGAAGAGGTGGCGGCCCCTGGCAAGCTTCCCGAGACACCCCTGCGCATGGACCCCGCTCCCTGGAACGAGGAAGACACAACGGCGGAGGAAGGCCGCCTCCCGGACAAGCTGCTGCCTGAAACACCGCTCCGATCCGAGTCTCTGTCCTCGTACAATGTGAGCCGGCGATCTGGACAGACCCTGGCGAGTTCATTTGTCCCCCTCGTTTTATCGACGTGCCCTAAAACCCATTGTGCTCCACAGGCTTTGTGTCGGTGGGTAGAGGACCTGAGGGACAAGCTGAGACAGTTCTGGGCCGAGTCCCTGCCCATCTTCTTCCTGGTCATGTgggttgtggtggtgggggtcGCTGGGTCAGCGGTCATCATCAAGATGCTAGACGTAGTCTTCCCTTCCTGTGACCACAAGTAAGTCCTTTAATGGTACATATGAGAGgaagaagcttttttttttaataccaaCTGAGGAAGGCTCAGATGTCTTTGCTTTTAGGCAAATGAAATGGGAGATTCTCACTTTTTGTGTCTTCCTCGCAGAGGAATCCTGACGCTAAGTCCTGTGATGCTGGTGCCAAAGGAGGACGAACAGTGTTTGCTGGAAAATAGCAAGGTGGAGGTACAGGACGAGAAGCAGCCCTGAGGAAGGGCTTGGGAATGAGGTCAGCAGGCACCACCATCATTGTAAGGGGTTCACGGCAATCTTATGGTCATGAGACCCAAGTTCCTTTCCAGAGGAATATTTTTCCTCGAGAAAATTAGTTATATATATTCCTTTGTATCTTTTCCATCTCAAAGAAAAGCACCAAGACTTGCATTTTAGGGCACCAGATTgtatctgtatgtaatataatgATTCTGCAACATCTCTGTGCCTCCATTATACCTttgatttttcattttaaaggacAGTATATCTGTTTGTTTTGCTTGGTCAATGTTGATTTGAAGTGACTCTGTACAAGGTAATCCTGTATACGTCAAGGCCACTGCCTCCCCGTTCAGTTTGGattcagacaatggatgaatggatattcACTAGCTATTAAGAGTATTTTAGATGTTACCTGTTATTTGCACACATTAAGGCCCCGCACCAGAGGCAATGTGTGTGTCATATTGCCGAGAGGATTGCTTGAGGCATAAAACATTAAGGGATTAACACTAACAAATTTTTGGTAATCGTCCAATCAGTACACACCGTCATTGGCTTAAGATGAATATCATCCTAGTGCCCAACACTTTGCACTTTGTCCATAAAACAGGTCGAAGGTTCCAATCCTTGCACTTATAATGGAATCTATGCTAATGGGACCGGCTGTGAGGAGCAATGTAATTGTGAGACGCTGGCCCTGAAATCGTTACATCCAACATTAAGTCTGGTTAGGGCGCCCACGTTTAAATGTATGTAGATGCGGGGGGAGCAGTTATTCTCTAATGCGATCACATCAAAAGCCGACTGCTGGGATTCTCAGACGTGCAGTTGCATTAATCGCGACAGAGAAGTGAGGTCTGCGGCTGGCAGGGCCTCACCTGCACCACCGCACCGGTTTGTGTACGAGGTGACGGAGCGAGGCAGCACgtctgtgtgtgcagtgtgacattttcagactgttttagacccccccctccccccattccaCTGTTCATTGCTGAAAACCCCGTTAAATAAAACATGTTTCTCTAACACCTCTGAGGGTGTGCTTCAGTTGCATCACCGAGAATGTTCTagggcaggggtctccaactccggtcctggggagGTTTTCTatagccacacctgttctcaggtaaataccaggaacaggtgtggttcatcagaagccaagtggga from the Brienomyrus brachyistius isolate T26 chromosome 19, BBRACH_0.4, whole genome shotgun sequence genome contains:
- the ginm1 gene encoding glycoprotein integral membrane protein 1; this encodes MAARCLSLCVCSLLLALFGSSNAASRQLDKENILINVTAVGDSGQETQRLQINFNISVVGEQILVNDIPVKLSGVTRLTCQALLLNSSSENSSRCTPGVFVTAVTRVLIRQWPLESDSRVELLVFNEEVIEVEGKKVQQPDMHEVNILMNKNFQKLRQSTYSYPLPESMLFSIPRESDVVVTDPNAPGKVGDQDVLHTTSHYPLKQAETTQEEVAAPGKLPETPLRMDPAPWNEEDTTAEEGRLPDKLLPETPLRSESLSSYNALCRWVEDLRDKLRQFWAESLPIFFLVMWVVVVGVAGSAVIIKMLDVVFPSCDHKGILTLSPVMLVPKEDEQCLLENSKVEVQDEKQP